In Prunus dulcis chromosome 1, ALMONDv2, whole genome shotgun sequence, the following are encoded in one genomic region:
- the LOC117617833 gene encoding LOW QUALITY PROTEIN: uncharacterized protein LOC117617833 (The sequence of the model RefSeq protein was modified relative to this genomic sequence to represent the inferred CDS: inserted 1 base in 1 codon; substituted 1 base at 1 genomic stop codon): MDGDGGGWQSFFYIAAEDESFLAFDREMDAFSILNERKXVFGPSGAQEWNTPEGIPLTGRSIREWQTELDAIAKEVXPELISRNISCRLAQVLEAVNVVLFELRGFRRSPVVGDAKYSCLHLVLSSGCGIGEVRLLLPFYIFNHYLRSLNEGQSYVILFSFYKRMPSVCLVVPSISSMYYLSISFFHFERIEARLLYRLTIMASERLLILQPHNWASRRDHDMMLYYNRPGTSICMAFASEEKAEVLEPFLEKLHLLRLEPSWKPLHHSSKFEVS, from the exons ATGGATGGGGATGGGGGAGGTTGGCAG TCTTTTTTCTACATAGCAGCTGAAGATGAATCATTTTTGGCTTTTGATCGAGAGATGGATGCTTTCTCAATTCTTAACGAAAGAA GTGTTTTTGGCCCATCTGGTGCCCAAGAGTGGAATACTCCGGAGGGGATACCACTGACTGGAAGAAGCATACGTGAGTGGCAGACTGAACTGGATGCTATTGCCAAAGAAGTCTAACCGGAGCTAATTTCAAGAAACATAAGTTGCCGTTTGGCTCAAGTTTTGGAGGCAGTGAATGTTGTTCTTTTTGAGTTAAGAGGCTTCAGGAGGTCACCTGTTGTTGGGGATGCAAAGTACTCATGCTTGCACTTGGTTCTAAGTTCTGGATGTGGAATTGGTGAAGTTCGACTCTTGCTTCCTTTCTACATATTTAATCACTA TTTACGGAGTTTAAACGAGGGGCAGAGCTATGTAATTCTGTTCTCATTTTACAAGAGAA TGCCAAGTGTTTGCTTAGTTGTGCCAAGTATTTCCAGTATGTATTATCTCTCAATTAGTTTCTTCCATTTTGAACGTATTGAAGCCAGACTCCTTTACAGGCTGACCATCATGGCTTCGGAAAGATTGCTGATTTTGCAACCACATAATTGGGCTTCGAGGAGAGACCATGACATGATGTTATACTACAACAG GCCAGGGACTAGCATTTGCATGGCTTTTGCCTCAGAAGAGAAGGCAGAAGTTCTAGAACCATTTCTTGAGAAATTGCATCTGCTGCGGCTTGAACCATCGTGGAAACCTTTACATCACTCAAGTAAATTTGAAGTCTCTTAG